The sequence AGCAGCCCCACTGCAGAAAGGGCCGGCTCCAAAGCCCCCTGAAGGCAATGGAGATTTGAAGGAGCCCATTGGTTTGAAGGAGCTTTTGACCAGGTCCTAAGAGTGACCGTGCAGGGCAGAGGCTGGCTTAGGGTTTGTGCTGTATGCAGCTCCCTTTCTGTCATCCCCAAACACCTCGTCCCTCCAAGCACCCAGGTGTGAGAAGCCTCATGCTGTCTGTCCCGTTTGGAGTGAGTGCATCTCTGGCTTCGGCAACACCCGCATTAGTCTTCACATCTCACTGCTCCGGCCTGCCGCCGAGAGTCACCAATGCTGCATCTGCTTCCACCAGTGGGGAATCTGGAGCAGGGTTTCTCTGGCTCTCCAGAGGGCTAAGAGCAAGAGTAGCTGCAGTAACCGGGTCAGATGAGGGTCTCATAGCCTGGGTGGTTATAAAAACAAGCTGGTACTGCTAGTGTGGATGGGGATCTGTTCTCACGAGCAGTCCCGTTGGCTTCGTAAGAACATAAAAGCAGCCACACGgtatcagaccaatggtccacctagctcaGCATCCagtcttccaactgtggccaataccaggtgctttagcaggaatgaacagaacagagaaattattgagtgattcatccTCTGCTGTCtagtcccagcctctggcagtcagaggcttagggataccCAAAGCATGggattacatccctgaccatcttggtttatagccattgacggacctatcctccaggaacttctctaattctttttaaaaccccGTTGTACTTCTGGTCTTCACATCATCCCCGGGCAACAagtgccacaggttgactgggcattgtgtgaagtatttccttatgtttgttttaacctgctgcctattaatttcattgggtgacccctggttcttgtaatacatgaagggataaataacactccttgtttactttcttcaTGCCATTCTTCAATGAGCACCATAGGAAGGGAAAAGGATGGTCCAGAGCTTAGGACACTAGCTGTGGTTTGGGGAGACGTGGGTGCAATCCcctgctctgcaacagacttcttGTCTGATCTTGGGTATGTCacctagcctctctgtgcctcagttccctgttaGCACGATGGGGTTAATAGCCCGGCCCTGCCTCGCCTCACAGGTATGTtgggctgtgaggataaatacaatcaagattgtgaggtgctcagataccatagtgatgggggCCACAGACGTCCCTAAGCTCAATAGTATCTGGGACAGTAGTAACTTGTCCAAATCCATCCAGTGTGTAGGTAGCTGAGATAGAAAACTCCAAAGGATGCTCCCCCTATATGCAGAGTTAAGCGACGATCAGTCAttgttgttaaataaataaatgggtgtaaaatattttctctccttATCCATCAATTATTATCCATTTGACTGAGATCCAGAGAGGCATTATGTATATTTTGGGGCTGTAAATTaactgcagttaactcaagcaattaactcaaaagaaattaacttgattaaaaaaattaatgatgatTAAAAACATTCATcatgattaatcagttttaatcccactgttaaataataatagaataccaacttaaatttttgataaatatttttggttgtttttctacattttcaaatatattgatttccgttacaacacagaatacaaagggtacagtgctcactttatattatttttaattacaaatatttacactgtaaaaaagataaacaaaagaaataatatttttcagttcacctcataccagtactgtagtacaatctctgtATTgtggaagtgcaacttacaaatgtaggaattttctttgttatataactgcactcaaaaaaaaaagtcaaacttcagagcctacaagtccacccagtcctacttcttgttcagccaattgctaagatacacaggtttgtttacatttgcaggagataatgctgcccatgtcttatttacaatgtcacctaaaagtgaaaacagatgttcacatggcacttttgtagctggcattgcaaaatatttacgtgccagatacgctaaacattcgtaCGCCcctcatgcttcggccaccatgccattctgtacattttgtattctgcattgtaattggaatcaagatatttgaaaatgtagaaaacatccaaaaatatttaaataaatggtatcctattattgtttaacagggcgattaaaactgcaattaatcgtttgacagccctaatatatttACAGCTTCATTCATATCTTCCAAGGAGAATATCACTGCTGGTCCATCACTTGCTGATTGAACACTGCTTCCAGAGGAGCATCTATTTGCTGAACTGTGATTCCTGCTAACCCAGGGAAGCAATGGTCGGACTGAAGCCCACAGAAATCCCTCCAACTGCTACTGTTAAGTTCCTGGGTGCTGGGACAGCAGCATGCATAGCAGATCTCTGCACCTTCCCTCTGGACACTGCGAAAGTCAGACTGCAGGTAAACGTTCTTGTTGGTATTACTATAGTACAAGGATACTGGGACTCAGCTGTGTCAGGCACAATGTATAGATGCGTAGTGGGagacagttcctgctccaaagagacaACAGTCGAAATAGTCAAGACGAAGAGATTTGTTCTGAGTCATAtagcaggtcagcagcagagctgggcacagaatCGAGCGCTCCCAAGTCCCAATCCTCTGACCCATGTGGTCTCTCAAATTGAGTGAAAGGCATTTTATATTAAATCATTGGACAAATCCAGCGCTTGCTGATAAACAGACTAGGTCTTTTTTCCTCCCATCTGTTACCTTTAAGGGTCaatccaattcccattaaaagtTAATGTAAAGACATCAGcgggagttggatcaggctctaacaTATCTGGTTTGATTTCAGATGATGTTTGTTGTGTACCCTGCAAATCTGTGGGTGCCTAGAGATGTCTCAGTagtattcttctcagcaagtCCAGGTTGTTTTTCTGCTGTAATGTGATTAACGGAAACCACGGATAACTTTTTTTACAGACATGACTTGACTATAGTTCTGAGTGAAATCCACCCCATGCAGAGGCCCCAGCACAAGAGCTAGGGACCACTTAAGAGAGCAGAACCTCAGCCGGGGTAGACTGTCACTTGGAAGTCAATGAGCCTGTGAgagtttaccccagctgaggatctgccccaagcCCTCAAAGTGGATCTGAAATGGTACCTAGGCCTTGTGTTGTCCCCCTgcaccagggtgaatttcaccctctttGCATTGATATTGGAGAACATTTTCTAtctgatctcaaagcactttacgaaCATGAATTAATTTAGCCTCCCACCATCACTCTGGCattctggccaaattccatcATTGATAATTACATCTAGGCTACTTATGTGCTCCACCATTTTCAGCTGGATACGGTAGGCCACTCCAGTTCCTGACTTGATTTGGCCTGTAACGTTGCTGTAGATTGATAAACAGCTGCCACactctaccccagaggtggctgcatttcagtggtgagcaAAGAGATGACGACGCTATATCGCTGGCACAGTccttttgcaaagtgctttggtaTCCAGCTGGATGGAATCTGATGTGTAAATGTATGACAATTATAGCCTTGCAACTAGTTCACTGATCAAAAACGCAACTGCAGGTTGAATGCATATATAAATGACAATTTAATACCTTCCTAGCTCAGTACATGCCCCAAACTACCATGAACTGAGCTTACAGCTTATGAACTCTCCTAGCTAATGGGCCCATctctgcaaacccttactcatggATGACTTTACTTGAACTACTGACATGAATAAAGGTTTCAGGAGCAGGATCTAGCTGGCTGCACTAGAGGTGAATTGCCATCTGCTAAtaatgatgtctgtctgtctgtcttgaaGATCCAGGGAGAGTCCAAGCCTAGCAAGAGCATGAAGACCATCCACTATAAGGGTGTCTTTGGCACAATCACCACCATGGTGAAGACGGAAGGTCCCAAGAGCCTTTACAATGGCCTGGTGGCTGGGCTCCAGCGTCAGATGAGCTTTGCTTCCATTCGTATCGGGCTGTACGACTCCGTGAAACAATTCTACACCTCCACGGGATCGGAGAGTGAGTGTCGGCACCACATGCTTCCAGGGGCGGTGTTTTTGGCCTCTATTTCAGAACGTCgagccacatcctcagctggcatgaatcagctcatggaagtcaatgaactACATGAATGGAGCTacgctgattcacaccagctgaggctctggcccattgtCCTAGATGttgccacttaaaaaaaaaaaattacaggcaACCAGTCTTTAGAGTGAGCTGAATAACCTGAGATCCCAAATGACGAATGGGGTAAACATGCTACACGTAGGATCCCAGTCTCATCCAGGTCCTGCAGTGCCCTGAGCACAGCTAAACTAGATGTTTGAGCACTTGCTTTGGGGCATGATCAGACACCTCAATGTCTTGTTGACAGCCAGTGCCCCGTCAAACAATGGCAGGCCCaaaaatccaggccaggtttAAAGAGCGTGGTCCTTCCCATTTAAAAACTACATATTAGAACCAAATGTGTGACAAGCAGTTCCCTCCCTTTGGAGCCAGAGTCTGCAGCTGGATCAGCGTGGGGGCGGGAGTCCTAGGTCAGTGTTGTCAGAGTGCAAAGGGACGGTGTAGTGGGACAAGGTGAGCAGGGCCTTCTCTTACCCTACTCACAACCTCCTGATGGTTGCTATTTCCGgtgctgctcagcacctctaaaaaccAGACCAGGATAGTTTAAAGTTGGGCATCCAGAAAACTAAGGCCAACCCCCAAATTAGAGGCCACCTGAAAAGTTAggctaagtgacttccccaaggccaTGCAGGGAGTCGGCCTTCGCCTATGGCCTCAGTGCTGGATAGAGGGGACGTGCTCGCGCCCAGTCCTAGCAAGGGGGATGAAAGGCACTCTGGTTTAGTGGGGAGGCTGAGAAAAACTCAGCTCTGTGCATTGCTACTTAGCTGTCGATCCTAGAGACAAACCAGAGATTGCTACCCAGTTTATTCGCTCCCATTCAGATGCCGGTATTCTCACCCGGTTGCTGGCTGGCTGCACCACCGGAGCCATGGCAGTCACGTGTGCCCAGCCGACCGACGTGGTCAAGGTGCGATTCCAAGCCCAAGTGAGGCTGACGGAGGGAACCAAGAAATACAGCGGGACTGTGGATGCCTACAAAACCATCGCCAAGGAGGAAGGGGTCAGAGGCCTCTGGAAAGGTACAGGATTTATCTGTGTGGAGCAAGAGAGCCTCCCAGACCAATCACCCGCTGGTGTAAAGCAGGGTGGCTCCACTGAGGTCAGTctctggaagtcaatggagctgcgcCAAATTACACCAGTTAAGAATCTGGGCCCAGCGCCTCAAAAGTGTGTAGGCCCCTAATTCCCATGGCTCTTAGTGAACAGAGCAAGCCCAGCTAACAGAATTCAGCTCTGGCCCCTCGGGTTCTGCAGATATCCCTGGAGGACAGGGCCAGCTGGTTTTAGAGTGGCCATGCGACAGCTCTGGCAGCAGGTCCATGTGACCAGACAGCATTCCCTTCCCTGCTTCCCAGATCTTCATTTCTGCTCCAGCACAGTGGGGAGGAGGCCTGCTCCTCTATCCTGGGGctggctgcccctgtgcaggTTAGGGCAGCCCTAAAAGGGCTTAAAATAGGACCTGAGTGGTACCTAACCCTCATCCTGGCTCGGCACAGGCTGCGACTTTCATGTATAATCCACTGTGTAGTATTTTTAAAGTGAGACAAGAGAGAGGGATGCATTTCCCAGACTGGCTCATCCCAGCATAAGCCACAATAAACACACTGACTATTAGACCCAAAAGGGCAGATCACAACCAATCACGGACCAgagcaaaccaaaccaaaatgccacccccctcccaaatGTGGGGGCTGGTTGGTCagaaaaaggaaattgaggtGCTCTATTCAGGCCCTGCTCACAACCCCCGactccaccccaaccccagaATAGTGGGATGCTTCTGCCCAAATGATCAGAGATTAAATCATTAACAATGttgacataaaatcatcattagCGTCACCACTCACCTGCGATGGATGGGGGACACATCCCATC is a genomic window of Lepidochelys kempii isolate rLepKem1 chromosome 1, rLepKem1.hap2, whole genome shotgun sequence containing:
- the LOC140899797 gene encoding putative mitochondrial transporter UCP3 — its product is MVGLKPTEIPPTATVKFLGAGTAACIADLCTFPLDTAKVRLQIQGESKPSKSMKTIHYKGVFGTITTMVKTEGPKSLYNGLVAGLQRQMSFASIRIGLYDSVKQFYTSTGSENAGILTRLLAGCTTGAMAVTCAQPTDVVKVRFQAQVRLTEGTKKYSGTVDAYKTIAKEEGVRGLWKGTLPNITRNAIVNCGEMVTYDLLKEMLLKYHLMTDTFPCHFVAAFGAGFCATVVASPVDVVKTRYMNSTPGQYRNALNCMLTMVILEGPTAFYKGFMPSFLRLGSWNVVMFVTYEQLKRAMMLAQETWASPS